A region of the Lycium barbarum isolate Lr01 chromosome 1, ASM1917538v2, whole genome shotgun sequence genome:
aaccacccgaaccgtaccattgacaccTCTAGTACGAGGTGTTAATATTAAATTAAGCGATTTAATGTTAAcagtaaataaaaaaaaagtaatattttTCTGTCTCATTTTATGTGAACACTTTTTTAATTTGTCCAAAaagaatattatatttttatatttaaaaaggatttaattttaacttctcattttacacttaaatgagatgatttataattACACAAACTCTATGACTTGTTGATTAATTTAGACTAAAGTTTCTAAAATATTTTTGTAGTTTTTAAACCTCATGTTTAGTCAAACACCAATACATAAATTGGAACCGGAGTAATAATGCACAtcaattaatcatgattaagtcaaatttttatataaaacatgtatttTGCTCTCATAAATTTGAATGTATAAATACTAAGTGCGAGAAAATTTTACTCTCTAAACTTATAAATATCGTACTCGAAATCCTTTTTTTGTCTTTTTGTTTATAATGTTTTTCGGTGTTGAAGGAATGGAATACGTGTAAAATGTTTTAAATAAAGCAATAAAGTCGCTGGGCTCTTGGTGACCGAGCCGAATTCAGGATTTTGAGAGCAGCAGTTTCTATTtggttaattaatttaaaaatttcTTTTGTCAATATTAAAGTAATATCTTATGCTTCGCCAATGTTTCAAAAGTGTTTTGAgtgaatatctttttttttttaatttctgaaaaACTATTTTTGTTATGACTTAAAACACTAATTTTTTCTTCAAAAGCTTAACTAAACATTTCAACTTtctaatataaatatatacttttAAACGCTTTAACTTTCCAAAAACTTGGTCAAACATTCTATTGGtactttttaaaaatttaaaagatCAGCACTCTTTTAAGGTATTTCATAAACAAAACAAATTCCATAATCCATCAAATATCCGTAAAACAAGTTAACCATCTATCTTGAGTTAACCACTCTCTCtctcttataaaaaaaaaaataccctaCACCACTGGGTAGGCGCTACCAATGAAAATGGTTCTCCTAACACCACCCCCTACTCCCGCTCCCGCTCCCGCTACCACCGGCATCTCGTCAAATGGGTTTTACGTAACCTTAATAGGCTCAAtgcattccttgttggctttgtGGAAAAAGAAACCTAATAGCCGAGGTACTACAACCAAAAAATTAGGTGACAATTCATCGCTAGCAAAACCAAAGAAATTTCTGGCGAAGATAAGCAATATTAAAGCGAGGAATAGAAAAAAGGCTAAGAATGAGGAAGAGAAGGAAGTTGAAGATGATGAGGAGTTTGGTGATGAAGGGCTGTGGCAAAGAGAGATTTTGATGGGCGATAAATGTCAGCCGTTGGATTTTTCTGGCGTAATTTACTACGATAGATATGGGAAGCGTTTGCCTGAGGTACCAATAAAATCGCCACGGGCTAGTCCTTTACCTAGTTATCTTTACGCATCATCAAAATATGCAGacctgaaataattaattaaggAGTGTGAGTTATTATATCAtgcattttttttggggggggggggggtgtgggtTTTATGTGATTAGGAAGTTAGGTTTATTTTTGGTTAGGAGTCAAAGCCACAGAAGATGGAGATGGGTAGCTTGTTAATAATTTGTGTGAATTCTTCATTTAATTAAAGGCTGTTGAATTTGTGGGGACAAATATTTCAGCTATAGTTGATCGATTGTTAACTTAATGTACTTTCTAATATTTCTATTTCTATTTTAATTAAGTTTCTCGAtcgcaaaaaaaataaaaattgatgcAACTAGAGAGAGTAAAAAAGAGTTGTGAGTCATAGTTCTACTTCTATATAGGTCCACTCCACCAACATTCCATCTTTTCTTCCCTAACTAATGATGACGTAAAGTTTTTGAGCTTTTGGCTAGTAGTTACTGAAAAAATCCAACGAAATGAATTGATCTAAAACAAAATGGGAAGGTAGTGACTAGTGAGTGAGCCTTTATTAAGTTTTGAGCCTTTGGCAAGTAAATACTTCCCTCTGTTCCATATTTGTCATGTTTTATTTTTTGAaagttaatttgattaatttttatagataaattggattagattaatgTAATAGTTTTAAATTACAATATAGAAATTTAAAAACAACACGAAGAATACTCTAAGCAGGAGTTCTTCTCATACCAATATGATgaaaaattatatttcaaaatccCGGTCTATGTTTTATCTTTAAGAGTCCGATTACTATGACTGTGGAGTTTGGAACTTCCAAGTTTCATGTCAATTAGACGTTTAACTGAAACTAAG
Encoded here:
- the LOC132623395 gene encoding uncharacterized protein LOC132623395; translation: MKMVLLTPPPTPAPAPATTGISSNGFYVTLIGSMHSLLALWKKKPNSRGTTTKKLGDNSSLAKPKKFLAKISNIKARNRKKAKNEEEKEVEDDEEFGDEGLWQREILMGDKCQPLDFSGVIYYDRYGKRLPEVPIKSPRASPLPSYLYASSKYADLK